From Glycine soja cultivar W05 chromosome 4, ASM419377v2, whole genome shotgun sequence, the proteins below share one genomic window:
- the LOC114409150 gene encoding uncharacterized protein LOC114409150, with protein sequence MARFRFRRLRFLAIFVVVVVFASDELESERELSVTDLDWNLFHQDYSPPAPPPPPPHPPSVSCVDDLGGVGTLDTTCKIVNDVNLTRDVYIAGKGNFNILPGVRFLCEIPGCMVTVNVTGNFSLGSNSSIVTGAFEFESENAVFGNESVVNTTGMAGDPPPQTSGTPQGVEGGGGGHGGRGASCLVDTTKLPEDVWGGDAYSWASLQNPYSFGSRGGSTSKESDYGGLGGGLVRMVVHQIVEMNATVLADGGDGGTKGGGGSGGSIYIKAYRMTGNGIISACGGNGFAGGGGGRVSVDVFSRHDEPKIYVHGGKSLGCPENAGAAGTLYDAVPRSLIVDNFNMTTDTETLLLEFPNQPLWTNVYVRNKARATVPLLWSRVQVQGQISILQGGVLSFGLRHYATSEFELLAEELLMSDSVMKVYGALRMSVKMFLMWNSKMLIDGGEDITVATSLLEASNLIVLRGASVIHSNANLGVHGQGLLNLSGPGDWIEAQRLVLSLFYSIHVGPGSVLRGPLENATTDDVTPKLYCDKEDCPYELLHPPEDCNVNSSLSFTLQICRVEDILVEGLIKGSVVHFHRARTISVESSGTISASGMGCTGGLGHGNTLSNGIGSGGGHGGTGGEAFYNDNHVKGGCSYGSATLPCELGSGSGNGNSTGTTAGGGIIVVGSLEHPLSSLSIQGYVKANGGNFEPQIRNEKFAIFDNFTGGPGGGSGGTILMFLHMLTIGKSAVLSSMGGYSSSNGSGGGGGGRIHFHWSDIPTGDVYLPIASVKGDIQIWGGKGKGQGGSGANGTITGKACPKGLYGTFCEECPAGTYKNVTGSDKSLCHSCPVNELPHRAAYISVRGGITETPCPYQCVSDRYHMPDCYTALEELIYRFGGPWLFGLFLMGLLILLALVLSVARMKFVGVDELPGPAPTQHGSQIDHSFPFLESLNEVLETNRVEESQSHVHRMYFMGPNTFSEPWHLPHTPSEQIKDVVYESEFNTFVDEINAIAAYQWWEGAIHSVLSVLAYPFAWSWQQWRRRLKLQRLREFVRSEYDHACLRSCRSRALYEGIKVNATSDLMLAYMDFFLGGDEKRIDLPPRLHERFPMSLPFGGDGSYMAPFTLHNDNILTSLMSQSVQPTTWYRLVAGLNAQLRLVRRGRLRVTFRPVLRWLETHANPALSVHGVRIDLAWFQATNTGYCHYGLMVYALEEGYPATGGSADGALRTEERSRVQSVIKELPLGFAISRAHLSPGGRVEDNYMRRLMNGAALDVNNLQMLDEKRDIFYLLSFILQNTKPVGHQDLVGLVISMLLLGDFSLVLLTLLQLYSISMVDVFLVLFILPFGILLPFPVGINALFSHGPRRSAGLARLYALWNLTSFINVVVAFLCGYIHYNSQSSSSKRHPSIQPWSIMDESEWWIFPAGLVLCKLFQSQLINWHVANLEIQDRSLYSNDFELFWQS encoded by the exons ATGGCTAGATTTCGTTTCCGGCGCCTCCGATTCCTCGCCATCTTCGTCGTCGTCGTGGTGTTCGCGAGTGACGAATTGGAGTCAGAGCGCGAGCTCTCGGTGACCGATTTGGATTGGAACCTTTTCCACCAGGACTACTCGCCGCCGGCTCCGCCGCCACCGCCGCCTCATCCGCCGTCGGTATCGTGCGTGGACGATCTAGGCGGGGTGGGGACTCTGGACACGACGTGCAAGATCGTGAACGACGTGAACCTCACCCGTGACGTGTACATAGCAGGGAAGGGCAATTTTAACATCCTCCCTGGGGTGAGGTTCCTCTGCGAGATTCCCGGGTGCATGGTAACGGTTAACGTCACTGGTAATTTTAGTTTAGGTAGCAACTCGTCGATTGTGACTGGGGCCTTTGAGTTCGAGTCGGAGAATGCTGTTTTTGGGAACGAGTCGGTGGTGAACACGACGGGGATGGCGGGGGATCCTCCGCCGCAGACGAGTGGGACACCGCAGGGGGTTGAGGGAGGTGGCGGAGGGCACGGCGGGAGGGGTGCCAGCTGTCTCGTCGACACGACGAAGCTCCCGGAGGATGTTTGGGGAGGGGATGCATATTCCTGGGCGTCGCTGCAGAACCCTTACAGTTTTGGGAGCCGTGGAGGGTCGACAAGCAAAGAGAGTGACTATGGGGGGTTGGGAGGGGGGCTTGTGAGGATGGTTGTTCATCAAATTGTTGAGATGAATGCAACTGTTTTGGCTGATGGGGGTGATGGAGGGACCAAAGGTGGAGGTGGCTCTGGAGGCAGCATCTACATCAAAGCTTATAGAAT GACTGGCAATGGGATTATAAGTGCTTGTGGAGGTAATGGTTTTGCTGGCGGTGGAGGTGGCAGGGTTTCAGTTGATGTTTTCAGTAGGCATGATGAGCCCAAAATATATGTGCATG GTGGTAAGAGCCTTGGCTGTCCTGAAAATGCAGGTGCTGCTGGGACTCTTTATGATGCAGTCCCTCGAAGCCTTATAGTTGATAACTTTAACATGACAACTGATACAGAGACACTTCTATTGGAGTTTCCAAATCAACCCCTTTGGACTAATGTTTATGTTCGAAATAAGGCTAGGGCCACAGTTCCATTGCTTTGGAGTCGTGTACAG GTACAAGGACAGATAAGTATCTTGCAGGGTGGGGTGTTGAGCTTTGGGCTACGACACTATGCTACATCAGAGTTTGAGTTATTGGCTGAAGAATTGTTGATGAGTGATTCTGTGATGAAG gtATATGGTGCTCTACGTATGTCTGTAAAAATGTTCTTGATGTGGAACTCAAAAATGCTCATAGATGGCGGGGAAGATATAACTGTggcaacttctttacttgaggctAGTAATTTGATTGTTCTCAGG GGGGCTTCTGTGATACATTCTAATGCAAACCTTGGAGTTCATGGACAAGGTCTGCTTAATTTATCGGGGCCAGGAGATTGGATTGAAGCACAGCGTTTGGTTTTATCCCTATTTTATAGTATTCAT GTTGGGCCTGGATCTGTCTTGCGTGGTCCACTGGAGAATGCAACAACTGATGATGT TACTCCAAAGCTTTACTGTGACAAAGAAGATTGCCCCTATGAATTACTTCATCCCCCTGAAGATTGCAATGTGAACTCATCCTTGTCATTCACACTTCAG ATCTGCAGAGTCGAGGACAtccttgttgaaggccttataAAAGGTTCTGTTGTTCATTTCCACAGGGCAAGGACCATAAGTGTTGAATCTTCTGGAACAATATCTGCCTCTGGAATGG gcTGTACTGGTGGTTTGGGCCATGGAAATACTCTAAGTAATGGTATTGGCAGTGGTGGTGGGCATGGTGGTACCGGTGGTGAAGCATTTTATAATGATAATCATGTTAAAGGTGGCTGTTCATATGGGAGTGCAACCCTGCCCTGTGAACTTGGTAGTGGAAGTGGAAATGGCAACTCTACTGGAACCACAGCTGGGGGTGGTATCATAG TTGTTGGATCATTAGAACATCCTTTGTCAAGTTTGTCCATTCAAGGTTATGTAAAAGCTAATGGAGGAAATTTTGAACCGCAAATCAGAAACGAAAAATTTGCAATATTTGACAATTTTACTGGAGGTCCCGGGGGTGGATCTGGTGGCACTATACTAATGTTTCTCCATATGCTCACCATTGGGAAATCAGCTGTTCTTTCTAGTATGGGGGGATATAGCAGTTCTAATGGAagtggtggtggaggtggtggAAGAATTCATTTTCATTGGTCCGACATTCCCACTGGTGATGTTTATCTGCCAATTGCTAGTGTGAAAGGAGACATTCAGATCTG GGGAGGAAAGGGTAAGGGCCAGGGTGGCTCTGGAGCAAATGGAACCATAACTGGGAAGGCTTGCCCCAAAGGGTTGTACGGTAccttttgtgag GAATGTCCAGCTGGGACTTACAAAAATGTTACTGGATCTGATAAATCACTTTGTCACAGTTGTCCTGTCAATGAGCTTCCTCACCGTGCTGCTTATATTTCAGTCCGAG GTGGTATTACTGAAACCCCTTGTCCCTACCAATGTGTTTCGGACAGATATCATATGCCTGATTGTTACACAGCCCTTGAAGAGTTAATTTACAGATTTGGTGGGCCTTGGCTATTTGGTCTTTTTCTTATGGGTCTCTTGATCTTGTTGGCACTGGTGCTTAGTGTTGCAAGAATGAAATTTGTTGGGGTTGATGAATTACCAGGCCCAGCACCCACCCAACATGGTTCTCAAATAGACCACTCCTTCCCTTTCCTAGAGTCACTTAATGAG GTGTTGGAGACAAACAGAGTTGAGGAGTCCCAGAGTCATGTTCACAGAATGTACTTTATGGGACCTAATACTTTCAGTGAGCCCTGGCATCTGCCACATACACCTTCAGAGCAAATAAAGGATGTTGT TTATGAGAGTGAATTCAATACATTTGTGGATGAGATTAATGCTATAGCTGCTTATCAATGGTGGGAGGGAGCAATACATAGCGTTCTTTCTGTTCTTGCTTATCCGTTTGCTTGGTCCTGGCAACAGTGGCGAAGGAGATTGAAGTTGCAACGCTTACGTGAGTTTGTTCGATCAGAGTATGACCATGCTTGCCTACGTTCGTGTCGATCACGGGCCCTCTATGAAGGGATCAAG GTAAATGCAACTTCTGATTTGATGCTGGCATATATGGACTTCTTTCTTGGTGGGGATGAAAAGAGGATAGACCTTCCTCCTCGATTACATGAAAGGTTCCCAATGTCATTGCCTTTTGGAGGTGATGGAAGTTATATGGCTCCATTCACCCTTCACAACGATAATATCCTTACCAGCCTCATGAGTCAG TCAGTGCAACCTACAACCTGGTACAGATTGGTTGCTGGGCTGAACGCACAACTGCGGTTAGTTCGGCGTGGACGACTAAGAGTAACATTTCGACCTGTCCTCAGATGGCTCGAGACTCATGCCAATCCTGCATTGAGTGTCCACGGTGTGCGCATTGACCTTGCCTGGTTTCAGGCTACAAATACTGGCTATTGCCACTACGGGCTAATGGTTTATGCTCTTGAGGAAGGTTATCCAGCCACTGGAGGAAGTGCTGACGGAGCTTTAAGAACTGAGGAAAGATCACG GGTCCAGAGTGTTATAAAGGAACTTCCTTTGGGGTTTGCAATAAGCAGAGCTCATTTAAGCCCTGGTGGAAGAGTTGAAGACAATTATATGAGGCGACTAATGAATGGAGCTGCTTTAGATGTAAACAATTTGCAGATGCTTGACGAGAAGAGAGAtatcttttatcttctctcttttATACTTCAGAATACAAAACCTGTTGGGCATCAG GATCTTGTTGGTCTAGTAATATCAATGTTGCTTCTAGGAGATTTTAGTTTAGTATTACTTACGCTGCTTCAGTTGTATTCAATTTCTATGGTGGATGTCTTCCTTGTGTTGTTTATATTACCTTTCGGCATTCTTCTCCCATTTCCTGTCGGAATTAATGCTCTCTTTAGTCATGGACCAAGGCGTTCTGCAGGCCTTGCACGTCTTTATGCTCTGTGGAATCTTACATCCTTCATAAATGTT GTTGTTGCATTTCTTTGTGGATATATACATTACAACTCTCAATCGTCTTCCAGTAAAAGACACCCGAGCATTCAGCCATGGAGTATCAT GGACGAAAGTGAATGGTGGATTTTCCCAGCTGGATTGGTTTTGTGTAAATTATTCCAGTCTCAACTCATTAATTGGCATGTTGCCAATCTGGAAATTCAAGACCGTTCCTTGTATAGTAACGATTTTGAGCTGTTCTGGCAGTCATGA